From a single Brassica rapa cultivar Chiifu-401-42 chromosome A01, CAAS_Brap_v3.01, whole genome shotgun sequence genomic region:
- the LOC103834305 gene encoding heat stress transcription factor A-6b — translation MDPSYRFIKEEFPRGFNDSPSPPSSYLYTTSMAPNDPTTTLSSPQPIEGLHESGPPPFLTKTYDLVEDSRTNHVVSWSQANNSFIVWDPESFSMTLLPIFFKHNNFSSFVRQLNTYGFRKVNPDRWEFANEGFLRGQKHLLKTIRRRKTSNNNQMQPPQSSSQLQSLDNCCIEVGKYGLDGEMDSLRRDKQVLMMELVKVRQQQQSTKMDLTLLEDKLKKTESKQKQMMSFLARAMQNPDFLQQLIEQKEKRKNTEEAIDKKRQRPIDQGKRHVVCVEDYDDGGGGYGRYGKDAGSSSAFFDMKQETHGDMSELDRLAMHIQGLGDQCNKEDVVLDVGKGNEEEQHKERYQDENNEIYGEGFWEDLLNEGQNFDLQGDDEENVDVLIEQLGYLGSSRH, via the exons ATGGATCCTTCATATAGATTCATTAAAGAGGAGTTTCCTAGAGGATTCAATGATTCTCCATCACCACCATCTTCTTATCTCTACACAACTTCCATGGCCCCAAATGATCCAACAACAACACTGAGCTCTCCACAACCAATAGAAGGTCTCCACGAATCAGGCCCACCTCCATTTCTTACAAAGACATATGATTTGGTAGAAGATTCAAGAACCAATCATGTCGTCTCTTGGAGCCAAGCCAATAACAGCTTCATCGTCTGGGATCCAGAATCTTTTTCCATGACTCTCCTTCCCATCTTCTTCAAGCATAATAACTTCTCTAGCTTTGTTCGCCAGCTCAACACATAt ggTTTCAGAAAGGTGAATCCGGATCGATGGGAGTTTGCAAATGAAGGGTTTCTTAGAGGGCAAAAGCATCTCCTCAAGACAATAAGGAGAAGAAAGACGAGTAACAATAATCAAATGCAACCCCCTCAATCTTCCTCTCAACTACAATCTCTAGACAATTGTTGCATAGAAGTTGGTAAGTATGGTCTAGATGGAGAGATGGATAGCCTAAGGCGAGACAAACAAGTTCTGATGATGGAGCTGGTAAAGGTGAGACAGCAACAACAAAGCACCAAAATGGATCTCACACTGTTAGAAGATAAGCTCAAGAAGActgaatcaaaacaaaaacaaatgatGAGCTTCCTAGCCCGCGCAATGCAGAATCCAGATTTCCTCCAGCAACTCATTGagcagaaagagaagagaaagaataCAGAAGAAGCAATTGACAAGAAGAGACAAAGACCGATCGATCAAGGGAAAAGACATGTGGTTTGTGTGGAAGattatgatgatggtggtggtggttatgGAAGGTATGGAAAGGATGCTGGATCCTCCTCGGCGTTTTTTGACATGAAACAAGAAACACATGGAGACATGTCAGAGTTAGACAGACTTGCTATGCACATTCAGGGACTTGGAGATCAGTGCAATAAGGAAGATGTGGTACTGGATGTTGGAAAAGGAAATGAAGAAGAACAGCATAAAGAAAGGTACCAGGATGAGAACAACGAGATTTATGGTGAAGGTTTTTGGGAAGATTTGTTAAATGAAGGTCAAAATTTTGATCTTCAaggagatgatgaagaaaatGTTGATGTGCTAATTGAGCAGCTTGGTTATTTGGGTTCTAGTCGacactaa